Part of the Leptospira yasudae genome is shown below.
CTATCTGACTTGGTTGTCCAATTCCAAAAAGGGAAGAAAGGAAAAAGTGACCGCCATCATGCAGCCTCCGATCTTCGTTCCGGAAGGACTTTCGATCGAAAAAGTGATGCAGAAGCTGCGGGAAAACAAACAGCACATGGCGATCGTCATCGACGAATACGGCGGTGTTTCCGGTTTGTTGACCCTTGAAGATATTATCGAAGAAATTTTCGGACAGATCCGGGACGAAACCGACGATCACGAAACCGATCCGTTTCCCGCGCAACATTCCGATAGTTTTACGATCGACGGGGAAGCGGAACTCGACGAACTCAAAGAGATTCTCGTGGGAGTTCAAGACGAAGAGATCAAGGATATTCGGACGATTGCGGGTTTTATTCTCGGGCGTTTGGAAGATATGCCGGAAGAAGGTTCTACGATCACTCTTCAAACCGGAACTCTTACGGTCGAAAAGATGGAAGGAAATAAAATTCTTTCCGTTCGCTTTACTCGGGGCAGTTTGAGCAATAAGGCTCAGTCTAAGAAATAATACCGGAAACATTATGGCCAATCCTGGAAAAGAAATACTCATCGCGGTTTCAGGAAGCATCGCGGCTTACAAGGCTTGTGAGCTTGTTCGCAATCTTACGAAAGAAGGATATCCGGTGAGCGTAATCATGACGGCCCATGCGACCGAGTTTATCGGACCGATTACGTTTGAAGCGATGACAGGAAAGAAAGTTCGGATCGACGAATACGAGCAAGGAATGGCTCATATCGATGCGAAAAATTCCGCAGCTGTGATTGCCGTAGTTCCGGCCACTGCGAATATCATCGGGAAAATGGCGAACGGAATCGCGGACGATCTTGTAACTTCCACATATCTCGCGGCGAATTGTCCGGTAATCGTCGCTCCCGCGATGAATCCGTTTATGTATTCTCATCCAGCAGTTCAAAGAAACTTAAAACGCCTTGCGGAAGACGGTGTGATTCTTGCAGATCCTTCCGAAGGCGTTGTCGTATGTGGAGACGAAGGTTACGGAAAGTTAGCCGACATTTCCGTGATTCAAAAGTTGATTTTGGACGTTTACAAAAGAAATTCTTAGATAAAGGTAAG
Proteins encoded:
- a CDS encoding phosphopantothenoylcysteine decarboxylase, yielding MANPGKEILIAVSGSIAAYKACELVRNLTKEGYPVSVIMTAHATEFIGPITFEAMTGKKVRIDEYEQGMAHIDAKNSAAVIAVVPATANIIGKMANGIADDLVTSTYLAANCPVIVAPAMNPFMYSHPAVQRNLKRLAEDGVILADPSEGVVVCGDEGYGKLADISVIQKLILDVYKRNS